GTCTACATGCCCAAGTTCCTGGTGAGCTCCGTGGGCCTGTCGCGCGACGACGCCACGCTCATCTCCGCCGGCTCGCTCTTCCTCTACATGCTCCTGCAGCCAGCCTTCGGCTTCCTGTCCGACAAGGTGGGCCGTCGGCCGGTGCTCATGGGCTTTGGTCTGCTGGGCACGCTGTGCACCGTGCCCCTGTTCACGGCGCTCACGAGCACGCGCGATGCCTTCACCGCCTTCCTCCTGGTGATGACGGCGCTCGTCATCGTCTCGGGCTACACCTCCATCAACGCCGTGGTGAAGGCGGAGCTGTTCCCCGCGAGCATCCGCGCCCTGGGCGTGGGCCTGCCCTATGCCCTGACGGTGTCCGTGTTCGGCGGAACGGCCGAGTACGTGGGCACCTGGTTCAAGCTCCAGGGCCACGAGTCCTGGTTCTACTGGTACGTGACCGGCGGCATCTTCTGCTCGCTCCTGGTCTACCTGCTCATGCGTGACACGGCGCGTCACCACCGCTTCGATACCTCGGAGTCCTGATCCCAGCTCCCATGGGCGCGGGCGCCGGAGCGTTGTCGGGGAGTGGGGTTGGAAGTATCACACTGATTTTCGAGGGGAAGCCTCCGATGTAGCGGGTCTGTCTGTCTTCACACAGTCGAGGCGAGGACCCGGTGCCGTTCCGGGCGAAGACTCCTCATATCGGAGGCATGCTTTCCCCCGGTCTTCAGTACGAAGAGAAGCGCCTCGAGGCGCTCGATCGCCACGCCATCCTGGATACGCCCCCCGAGCGCGAGTACGACGATGTCGTCCAGCTCGCGGCGAGCCTGTGTGGTGTGCCCATGGCGCTGGTGAGCCTGGTGGACCGGGAGCGGCAGTGGTTCAAGGCGAACGTGGGGCTGCCCGGGGTGTCGGAGACGGAGCGCTGTGTCTCCTTCTGCACCTTCGCCATCGAGCGTGAGGAGTTCTTCGTCGTCGAGGACGCCCGCGAGGACGCGCGCTTCGCCACCAACCCGCTCGTGACGGGGGCGCCCTTCCTGCGCTTCTACGCCGGGGCTCCCCTCCAGTCCGAGGACGGGTTCCTCCTGGGCACTCTGTGTGTCCTGGACTCCGTGCCCCGGAAGCTGACCGAGACGCAGCGGAGGGATCTGCTCGCGCTCAAGCGACAGGTGGAGCTGCTCTTGCGCCTGCGCCTGAAGGTGAAGCAGACCGAGGCGCGCAACCAGCAGCTCCTCGAGTCCTCGGGGGATGCGGTGTTGCTGCTCGACGAGGGGGGAGACGTGTTGGAGCTCAACCCGGTGGCGGCGCGGCTGCTGGGCGGCGAGGCGGGCCGGTTCCTGGGCGTGCCCTTCGAGACGGTCGTCGCGCCGGACGAGCGCGAGACGGTGCTCCGGGCGTTCCGGGAGGTGCGTGCGCACGGCTCGGCGCGCGTGGAGAACCTGGGGCTGCGCGTGCATCGCGGGGAGCGCGTGGTGATGGACGTGGTCGTGTCACTCCAGGAGGTGGGCGCGGCGCGGAGGCTGCTGCTCGTGGGGCATGATCTCACCGAGCGGCGGCGCCTGGAGCGGCAGAGCCTGCAGAATGATCGGCTCGCGTCCATGGGGGCCCTGGCCGCGGGCATCGCCCACGAAATCAACAACCCCCTGGCCTTCGTGCTCTCCAATCTGAACTTCCTGCACAGCTGGCGCGAGGATCTGGAGCGGCGGCTGGCGGAGCTGCCCGGCGTTCCGGAGCAGTTGCAGTCGGTGCTCGGCGAGGCCGGAGAGGTGCTGGCCGAGTCCATCGAGGGTTGTCAGCGCATCCGGAACATCGTGCGCGACATGCGCTTCTTCTCCCATTCCTCCGACGAGGCGCTCGCGCCCGTGGACGTCAACGCGAGCCTCGACTTCGCGCTGCGCATGGCCTCGCCCGAGCTCAAGATCACGGCCCGGCTGGAGAAGAGCCTCGACGAGGAGCTGCCGCCGGTGCTCGCCAGCGGAGGACGGTTGAGCCAGGTGTTCCTCAACCTGATCATCAACGCGATCCACGCGATGCAGCCCGGCGGTCCGCGGCAACACACGCTGTGCGTGCGCACCGTGCGCGAGGGCGAGCGTGTGCGCGTCGATATCTCGGACACCGGACACGGCATCGCGCCGGAGGTGCTGCCGCGCATCTTCGATCCGTTCTTCACCACCAGGCCGGCGGGCTCGGGCACGGGGCTGGGGCTGTCCGTGAGCCACGCGCTCGTGGAGAAGATGGGCGGCGAGCTGCGGGTGCACAGCGAGCTGGGCCGGGGCACCACCTTCTCCCTGCTGCTTCCCCATCACGCGCGCCTCGCCGAGCCTCGTCCGGCCCTGGCCTCGTGAGGGCTCACCCCGCGCCGGGCTTCGTCGAGGACGTGGGCTCGAGCTCACCGCGCAGGATGGCCAGCACCTTCGCCCGGGTGTCGTCGTAGGAGGGCTCGCCCTGGAAGAGGCCATACGTCTCGTGGGTGTCGTCCGGGGCGTAGGCGTCCAGGTGGAACAGGCGCGGGAGCGAGGGGTCCTGCTCGTGGGCGAAGGCGTTGGTGAAGGCGTAGGAGCCCAGGGAGATGACGCGCACGGGCTGCTTGCCTCCTGGTGCGTACACCTGGAACTCGTAGCGCTTCGCCCAGTCCCCCTTCAGCTCGAAGTCCTCCACCACCACCACGGTGTGCTCCCCCTCGCGCCAGCGCTCCCGGATGAAGTAGTCCTGATCCACGAGCCCCTCCTGGCGCAGCTCGAGCAGGGCCTCGCGCTCGGCGTCCCGTCGCGCCGTGTTCCCGAGCGCCTGGTGCACCTGCACCAGCGACTCCCGCGTCCTCCAGTTCCGGGGCTCCAGCGTGGCGGCCTTCTGGAAGCACGCCAGGGCGGCGGTGGACTCGCCCCGTTGCTGGAGGAGCTGTCCGGCCTGGGTATGGGCCAGGACGAAGTCCGGCTCGAGCTCACGCGCCCGCTCGAGGGCGGTGAGCGCCTCGTCGGGCTTGCCCTCGTCGAGTGACAGCAGGGCGAGCAGGAAATGGCCCTGGGCGTCGTGTGGCTCCACTTCGAGCGCCCGGGAGAGGGCGGCGCGCGCCTCGGTGGGCTGCTCCAACTGCAAGTGGAGCGTGCCGAGCAGTTGCCAGTAGCGGCCCTGGTGGGGATCGAGCCGCGTGGCGCTCCGGGCCTCGGCGAGGGCGGCGGCGGGCTGGCGGGCCCCACCCAGGAGGAAGGCCTGGAGGTAGTGGGCCTCGGCTTGATCCGGCGCGAGCGCGAGCACCCGCTCGGTCTCCACGCGGGCCCTGTCGGGCTGGCGCAGGGCGAGGGCGGTGCGCGCGAGCACCGCGTGCAGCCCCACGTCCCGCGGATGTTTCCCGAGCCGCTCTCCGACTTCCCGCGCGAGCGACTCCAGCTCCTCGCGCGAGGCGTCCTGGTGGGCTCCACGCTGGAGGGCCTGGGCCTTTCTCAGGCGCGCCTCGTAGCCCTCCCGGTCCTGCTCGGAGACGGGGCGAGCGGCGCGGCTCGCGGCACAGCCGGCCCCCATGAGCAGCAGGGCGAGCAGGGCGCCCGGAAGTCGGAGTCGTCGCATCCGCGGAGCATGGGCGCGGCGGGTGCGTGCCGCAACCCGCGGGCTCACGCCAGGGCCATCTCGAAGCCCGTTCGTCCCCCGGGCGGGGGGGGCCGCCCCGCGAGGCTCGCCGGGGTCACCGCGTAGAGGTGGAAGTCCAGGCGCCGCTGGAAGAAGCCCCGCAGGGCCGGTTGGAGCGGATCCTCCTCCCCCATGTAGAGGGAGAAGAAGTGGTAGCCCCGGTCCTGGTGGTCCGCGTACACGCGCTCCACGAGGGCGCGCAGGATGGCGGGATCCTCCCCGGTGATGCTGGTGTCGCACAGATAGAAGTAGCGGAAGTCCTGGCCGGGCGCGGGCAGGCGGGGCGAGCGCAGCACGGTGGCCATCGCGTCGTAGCCCCACTTCACCCAGCGCATCGAGCCCCGGTACGCCAGCACCCGGTAGCGCTTCACCTCGTGGGGATCCCACACCGAGGTGCAGCCGACCAGCGCCCCGTGCTCGTCGAAGGCCAGATAGCACCCATCCACGCCGAGCCCCGGCCAGTGCGCCAGGCGGTGCTGCAACTCGCCCTGGTCGTAGCGGTAGCCGAAGGGGCGCGCGCGGTGATCCGCGTCCAGCAGCGCCGCCATGGCCGGCACGTCCTCGGGTCGGGCGCGGCGCACGTGGAAGCGGCCCGGGCGCGGCGTGCGGCGATGGGTGAAGTGCACGGACACCGCGGAGAAGCGGCGCAAGAGCGTGTACTCCGGCTGGGCCACGCGGCGCGCCTGGCGTCTCACCAGCGCCTGGAGCGCCGCGGCATTGGTGGCCATCACCGAGGTGAGGAAGGTCTCCACGCCCAGCCG
Above is a window of Cystobacter fuscus DNA encoding:
- a CDS encoding sensor histidine kinase → MLSPGLQYEEKRLEALDRHAILDTPPEREYDDVVQLAASLCGVPMALVSLVDRERQWFKANVGLPGVSETERCVSFCTFAIEREEFFVVEDAREDARFATNPLVTGAPFLRFYAGAPLQSEDGFLLGTLCVLDSVPRKLTETQRRDLLALKRQVELLLRLRLKVKQTEARNQQLLESSGDAVLLLDEGGDVLELNPVAARLLGGEAGRFLGVPFETVVAPDERETVLRAFREVRAHGSARVENLGLRVHRGERVVMDVVVSLQEVGAARRLLLVGHDLTERRRLERQSLQNDRLASMGALAAGIAHEINNPLAFVLSNLNFLHSWREDLERRLAELPGVPEQLQSVLGEAGEVLAESIEGCQRIRNIVRDMRFFSHSSDEALAPVDVNASLDFALRMASPELKITARLEKSLDEELPPVLASGGRLSQVFLNLIINAIHAMQPGGPRQHTLCVRTVREGERVRVDISDTGHGIAPEVLPRIFDPFFTTRPAGSGTGLGLSVSHALVEKMGGELRVHSELGRGTTFSLLLPHHARLAEPRPALAS
- a CDS encoding tetratricopeptide repeat protein, whose product is MRRLRLPGALLALLLMGAGCAASRAARPVSEQDREGYEARLRKAQALQRGAHQDASREELESLAREVGERLGKHPRDVGLHAVLARTALALRQPDRARVETERVLALAPDQAEAHYLQAFLLGGARQPAAALAEARSATRLDPHQGRYWQLLGTLHLQLEQPTEARAALSRALEVEPHDAQGHFLLALLSLDEGKPDEALTALERARELEPDFVLAHTQAGQLLQQRGESTAALACFQKAATLEPRNWRTRESLVQVHQALGNTARRDAEREALLELRQEGLVDQDYFIRERWREGEHTVVVVEDFELKGDWAKRYEFQVYAPGGKQPVRVISLGSYAFTNAFAHEQDPSLPRLFHLDAYAPDDTHETYGLFQGEPSYDDTRAKVLAILRGELEPTSSTKPGAG
- a CDS encoding GNAT family N-acetyltransferase yields the protein MSPRLATPADNERLLDLFGAVPMQGELVLSTQRAPDFFRLYDIQRGTAEVWVHEATEGLSAMGTFFVREGWLDGRACRVGYLGDLRTRFSARRHRSVARFYGPLLEEVAQRLGVETFLTSVMATNAAALQALVRRQARRVAQPEYTLLRRFSAVSVHFTHRRTPRPGRFHVRRARPEDVPAMAALLDADHRARPFGYRYDQGELQHRLAHWPGLGVDGCYLAFDEHGALVGCTSVWDPHEVKRYRVLAYRGSMRWVKWGYDAMATVLRSPRLPAPGQDFRYFYLCDTSITGEDPAILRALVERVYADHQDRGYHFFSLYMGEEDPLQPALRGFFQRRLDFHLYAVTPASLAGRPPPPGGRTGFEMALA